A genomic stretch from Serratia entomophila includes:
- a CDS encoding LysR family transcriptional regulator translates to MNRQDPLNGIHLFLTVVEAGNFSKAAAMLSVTPAAVSLRIGQLETELTVKLFHRSTRSVSLTEAGEWFYHSVAPFYQHILNAREGLHQSQNLPSGHLRITAVQMAKELLKAPFWAEFNRLYPQITLEINYEDHLIDIIQERIDVGIRLADKLQPGMVGVQITPELPCALIATQEYIEQYGAPNNVDELQHHRCIRFRFPDRGILHKWSLTDGEKEYDIDIPGIFITDNTEAIIEAARAGIGIAHVFLRHRIKRELETGTLVEVMPGYCRSLPPMWVYYANRKYVPKKVRVFIDALKHHSKTLAW, encoded by the coding sequence ATGAATAGACAAGATCCGCTTAACGGCATCCACCTGTTCCTGACGGTGGTTGAGGCCGGCAATTTTTCCAAAGCCGCAGCGATGCTCAGCGTCACGCCCGCCGCGGTTAGCCTGAGGATCGGCCAGTTGGAAACCGAACTGACGGTGAAGCTGTTCCATCGCTCGACACGCAGCGTCAGCCTCACCGAAGCCGGCGAGTGGTTCTACCACAGCGTGGCGCCTTTTTATCAACATATACTTAATGCTCGCGAGGGCCTTCATCAAAGCCAGAACCTGCCTTCCGGGCACCTGCGCATCACCGCGGTGCAAATGGCCAAGGAGCTGCTCAAAGCACCATTTTGGGCTGAGTTCAATCGCCTTTACCCGCAGATTACGCTGGAAATAAATTACGAAGATCACCTGATAGATATTATTCAGGAGAGAATTGATGTGGGGATACGGCTGGCGGATAAATTGCAACCCGGTATGGTAGGCGTACAGATTACGCCAGAACTGCCCTGCGCTCTTATCGCTACACAGGAGTATATTGAACAATACGGCGCACCGAATAATGTTGACGAATTACAGCATCACCGCTGCATTCGCTTTCGTTTTCCCGATCGAGGAATACTGCATAAATGGTCGCTAACCGATGGCGAAAAAGAATATGACATCGACATTCCCGGCATATTTATTACCGATAACACCGAAGCCATTATTGAAGCCGCCCGGGCAGGCATTGGCATTGCGCACGTATTTTTGCGTCATCGGATAAAACGGGAACTGGAGACAGGTACGCTGGTTGAGGTGATGCCGGGATATTGTCGATCGCTGCCGCCGATGTGGGTTTATTACGCCAATCGAAAATATGTTCCCAAGAAAGTCAGGGTGTTTATTGACGCGCTAAAGCACCACAGCAAGACGCTAGCCTGGTAA
- a CDS encoding NADP-dependent oxidoreductase, which produces MNAKTMKAFTFKRYGKSPESGFDNVGYPVINADEILVKVHAAGLNPIDNIIPTGIFKPVLHFKLPATLGSDLSGVVISVGSRVTRFTPGDEIFASIFDRGTGSLAEFAAVPESAAAMKPANLDFVQAASLPMVSLTSWQALTERARLQAGQKVFIPAGSGGIGSFAIQLAKHLGAKVGTTTSSGNVEWVSRLGADEVVDYKKQQFEKVMSGYDIVLGTVRGDSIEKSTQILNFGGKIVSLTGPLDTAFARARGLNALLRFVFGLMSRKIIRLTKKRGLTYSFLFVRPDGNQLNQIGKLIEAEQIKPVIDKVFPFAEAREALAYLAQGHAKGKVVVKIQD; this is translated from the coding sequence ATGAATGCCAAGACGATGAAAGCCTTTACGTTTAAACGCTACGGTAAATCCCCTGAATCAGGATTCGATAACGTCGGTTATCCTGTAATCAATGCGGATGAAATCCTGGTTAAAGTGCATGCGGCTGGTCTGAATCCGATTGATAACATTATCCCAACCGGAATATTTAAGCCGGTTTTGCATTTTAAGCTCCCCGCTACATTGGGCAGTGACTTGTCCGGAGTTGTCATCTCCGTGGGGAGCCGCGTGACGCGTTTCACGCCAGGTGACGAAATCTTTGCCAGCATTTTCGACAGAGGAACGGGATCTCTTGCCGAATTTGCAGCAGTGCCTGAAAGCGCCGCAGCAATGAAGCCCGCAAACCTGGATTTTGTGCAGGCAGCTTCGCTCCCGATGGTGAGCCTCACGTCCTGGCAAGCGCTGACAGAGCGAGCCAGGCTGCAGGCTGGTCAGAAGGTTTTCATCCCGGCAGGTTCCGGGGGAATTGGCAGTTTTGCGATCCAATTGGCGAAGCACCTTGGCGCAAAGGTGGGAACGACAACAAGTTCAGGCAACGTCGAGTGGGTAAGTCGTCTTGGCGCAGACGAAGTGGTTGATTATAAAAAGCAACAATTCGAAAAGGTGATGAGCGGCTACGATATCGTTCTCGGTACTGTCAGAGGCGATTCAATTGAAAAATCTACCCAGATCCTAAATTTTGGTGGAAAGATTGTTTCCCTCACCGGGCCCTTAGATACCGCGTTCGCACGGGCTCGGGGACTAAACGCCTTACTGCGTTTTGTGTTCGGGCTGATGAGCCGCAAGATCATACGTCTTACGAAAAAACGGGGTCTGACCTATTCATTTCTCTTTGTCCGTCCTGATGGCAATCAACTTAACCAAATCGGCAAGCTCATAGAAGCCGAACAAATCAAGCCCGTGATCGACAAGGTGTTCCCCTTTGCAGAGGCCAGGGAGGCTCTTGCCTACCTTGCCCAGGGGCATGCGAAAGGAAAAGTGGTCGTCAAGATTCAGGACTGA
- a CDS encoding GlcG/HbpS family heme-binding protein, with amino-acid sequence MSGSFSLEYAQQIIAKGIAAAQRLKVCVCISVFDDGANMIAFARMNNTPLGAIDLAQRKAKTSALFRIPSGDLGRLSGTGQELWSIEHSNNGLASFAGGLPVYLPDGDFIGAIGISGAKSHEDADIADACLK; translated from the coding sequence ATGTCAGGATCCTTCTCACTGGAGTACGCCCAGCAGATTATCGCTAAAGGTATCGCCGCAGCGCAGCGGTTGAAGGTATGCGTTTGTATTTCCGTGTTTGATGACGGCGCCAATATGATCGCCTTTGCACGCATGAATAATACGCCGCTGGGGGCGATTGATTTAGCCCAAAGGAAAGCCAAAACCTCGGCGCTCTTTCGTATCCCCAGCGGGGATTTAGGACGGCTCTCCGGAACGGGGCAAGAGTTGTGGTCGATCGAACACAGCAACAATGGGTTGGCCTCTTTCGCCGGCGGGTTACCGGTATATTTACCCGACGGTGATTTTATTGGCGCAATTGGTATCTCAGGCGCTAAATCCCATGAGGATGCCGATATAGCAGATGCCTGCCTGAAATAA
- a CDS encoding LysR substrate-binding domain-containing protein translates to MLKHWPPLNAMRGFEAAARLGSFHQAADELHLTQSAISQQIRSLESYLEQPLFFRTGRSVNLTDAGRDLYSTAQVMLQQLAVGIRRLDQYRKPNQLIVNTTPAFARHWLLPRLADFHRRHPQLDLWLFTSFEPPEMATETVDIAIRDDLSAQAGCAFNILHADRLYPACHPSLLATPPEQRLTLHGEREMDWSHWTVAGGHDVGQQSHGLNFSDPGLLMDAACSGLGIALVSQLLSQRACAAGQLQPMAEKSVRGASWAWLIHRDSENNPLTRQFCQWLTEALPGAV, encoded by the coding sequence ATGCTAAAACATTGGCCACCGCTCAACGCCATGCGCGGGTTTGAAGCCGCCGCCCGGCTGGGCAGCTTTCACCAGGCAGCCGACGAGCTGCACCTCACGCAGTCGGCGATCAGCCAACAGATCCGCAGCCTGGAATCCTATCTGGAGCAACCGCTGTTTTTCCGCACCGGACGCAGCGTCAACCTTACCGACGCAGGGCGCGATCTCTACAGCACCGCGCAGGTGATGCTGCAGCAATTGGCCGTCGGCATTCGCCGGCTGGATCAGTACCGCAAGCCCAACCAGCTGATCGTCAACACCACCCCGGCCTTTGCCAGACACTGGCTGCTGCCGCGGCTGGCTGATTTTCATCGCCGCCATCCGCAGCTCGACCTGTGGCTGTTCACCAGCTTCGAGCCGCCGGAGATGGCAACGGAAACCGTCGACATCGCCATTCGCGACGACCTCAGCGCGCAGGCCGGCTGCGCGTTCAACATCCTGCATGCCGACCGGCTGTATCCCGCCTGCCACCCCAGCCTGCTGGCGACCCCGCCGGAACAGCGGCTGACGCTGCACGGCGAACGCGAAATGGACTGGAGCCACTGGACGGTGGCGGGCGGGCATGACGTTGGACAACAGAGCCACGGGCTTAACTTTTCCGATCCCGGCCTGCTGATGGATGCCGCCTGCAGCGGCCTCGGCATCGCGCTGGTCAGCCAGCTGTTGTCACAACGGGCCTGCGCCGCGGGCCAGCTGCAGCCGATGGCCGAGAAAAGCGTGCGCGGCGCCAGCTGGGCGTGGCTTATCCACCGCGACAGCGAAAACAACCCGCTTACCCGCCAGTTTTGCCAGTGGCTGACCGAAGCGCTGCCAGGCGCGGTTTAA
- a CDS encoding SDR family NAD(P)-dependent oxidoreductase, translating to MTKASALITGASTGIGAVYAERFARRSHNLVLVARDKARLEILADRLRQENGISVDVLPADLTQPIDLAAVEARLREDARIGILINNAGIAQSGSFTEQTPDSIESLIALNVTALTRLASAVTPRFVQAGEGSIVNISSIVGLAPEFSMSVYGATKAFVLFLSQGMNVELSSKGIYIQAVLPAGTYTEIWERAGIDISNSSKFMEVGELVDAALAGFDRRELVTIPPLHNAARWDTLDASRQALLSDIKQDEAAERYKAL from the coding sequence ATGACTAAAGCTTCAGCTCTCATTACAGGCGCATCCACGGGTATTGGTGCCGTTTATGCTGAACGGTTCGCTCGCCGGAGCCATAACCTTGTTCTGGTTGCGCGCGACAAAGCAAGGTTAGAGATACTTGCCGATCGTCTGCGGCAAGAAAATGGTATCTCTGTCGATGTTCTGCCTGCCGACCTCACGCAACCGATTGATTTAGCAGCTGTCGAAGCTCGCCTGCGTGAAGACGCGCGGATTGGCATTCTTATCAACAACGCGGGCATCGCGCAGTCCGGCAGTTTTACAGAGCAGACGCCTGATTCGATAGAAAGCCTTATCGCGCTCAACGTCACCGCCCTGACGAGGCTTGCCAGTGCGGTGACGCCACGGTTTGTGCAAGCGGGTGAAGGATCGATCGTCAACATCAGTTCCATCGTAGGCCTGGCTCCTGAATTTTCCATGTCGGTTTACGGCGCAACCAAAGCCTTTGTTCTTTTCTTGTCTCAGGGCATGAATGTAGAGCTGTCATCTAAGGGCATTTATATCCAGGCAGTGCTCCCTGCCGGCACTTACACTGAAATTTGGGAACGTGCGGGTATCGACATCAGTAATTCGTCAAAATTTATGGAAGTGGGCGAGTTAGTGGATGCCGCTCTGGCGGGTTTTGATCGCCGTGAACTCGTCACCATCCCACCTTTACACAATGCTGCGCGCTGGGACACCCTCGATGCTTCGCGTCAGGCTTTGCTTTCAGACATCAAACAGGATGAAGCCGCCGAGCGATATAAAGCGCTCTAG
- a CDS encoding efflux RND transporter periplasmic adaptor subunit, protein MQRKTIFLVSLSLLLSACDGQSGAAPAGAGAAQEVGVVTLRGRPVTLSSELTGRVNATMTSDVRPQVDGIIKQRLFVEGDEVKAGQVLYQIDPATYQASYDQAAAQLKNAQATVQSARLKAQRYAVLVKENGVSKQDADDAQASYLAAVASVAQYQAALASARINLEYTKVRAPIAGRIGISSVTPGALVTAGQTDALATIRALDPVYVDLTQSSTQLLKLRRQQASLQRGDVTPVAISLEDGTPYGHSGKLELTEVAVDESTGSVTLRALFPNPEHQLLPGMYVHAKVDNGVDPKAILAPQQGITRNAKGEATALVVDAQNRVELRDVTAERVIGSNWLIDKGLNDGDRLIVEGTSKVAAGVAVKPVDVAAEKAQSGGQ, encoded by the coding sequence ATGCAGAGGAAAACGATTTTTCTTGTCAGCCTGTCGCTGCTGCTGAGCGCCTGTGACGGCCAGAGCGGCGCCGCGCCGGCGGGAGCGGGGGCCGCGCAGGAGGTTGGCGTGGTTACGTTGCGCGGCCGGCCGGTCACCCTGAGCAGCGAACTGACCGGCCGGGTTAACGCCACCATGACCTCCGACGTGCGGCCGCAGGTTGACGGCATTATCAAGCAGCGGCTGTTTGTCGAAGGCGATGAGGTGAAAGCCGGGCAGGTGCTGTATCAGATCGATCCCGCGACCTATCAGGCCAGCTATGACCAGGCTGCCGCCCAGCTGAAGAACGCCCAGGCAACGGTGCAGTCCGCCCGGCTGAAGGCCCAGCGCTATGCGGTGCTGGTGAAAGAAAATGGCGTCTCCAAACAGGACGCCGACGATGCCCAGGCCAGTTACCTGGCGGCGGTGGCTTCGGTGGCGCAGTACCAGGCTGCGCTGGCGTCGGCGCGCATCAATCTCGAATACACCAAGGTGCGCGCGCCGATCGCCGGGCGCATCGGCATCTCTTCGGTCACGCCGGGGGCGCTGGTGACCGCCGGGCAGACCGATGCGCTGGCCACCATCCGCGCGCTGGATCCGGTCTACGTCGATCTGACCCAGTCCAGCACCCAGTTGCTCAAACTGCGCCGCCAGCAGGCCTCGTTGCAGCGCGGAGATGTCACGCCGGTCGCCATCTCGCTGGAGGACGGTACCCCTTACGGCCATAGCGGCAAACTGGAGCTGACCGAGGTGGCGGTGGATGAGTCCACCGGCTCGGTCACGCTGCGCGCCCTGTTCCCCAACCCGGAACACCAGCTGCTGCCGGGCATGTATGTGCATGCCAAGGTCGACAACGGCGTGGATCCCAAGGCCATTCTGGCGCCGCAACAGGGCATTACGCGCAACGCCAAGGGCGAAGCTACCGCCCTGGTGGTCGATGCGCAAAACAGGGTGGAACTGCGCGACGTCACCGCAGAACGGGTCATTGGCAGCAACTGGCTGATAGACAAAGGCCTTAACGACGGCGATCGGTTGATCGTGGAGGGCACCAGCAAGGTGGCCGCCGGCGTCGCCGTCAAACCGGTGGACGTGGCGGCCGAAAAAGCCCAGAGCGGGGGGCAGTAA
- a CDS encoding SDR family oxidoreductase yields the protein MAKKTVLVTGAGSGFGRDVSLALAARGHQVIAGVQLTPQVTQLLEAAKQRGVTLQVEKLDILDQRDREYAWKWNIDVLFNNAGIAEAGAIAEIPIDVLRSQFETNVFSSMALTQGFIKQMVGRKSGKIVFVSSVAGLLTGAFTGAYCASKHALEAIAEALHMELADFGVKVATINPGPYLTGFNDRMMESYRKWYDPKVNFIDHSNLKFPFDQFDPQEMVDKMVSVIEEDDGLFRNLLPASFVDVVKNDQSNGWTRKQ from the coding sequence ATGGCTAAAAAAACGGTATTGGTGACGGGCGCAGGCTCCGGTTTCGGTCGTGACGTCTCACTGGCGCTGGCGGCCCGCGGACATCAGGTGATCGCCGGGGTGCAGCTCACGCCGCAGGTCACTCAGCTGCTGGAGGCCGCCAAACAGCGCGGCGTCACTCTGCAGGTGGAAAAGTTGGATATTTTGGATCAACGCGATCGCGAATACGCCTGGAAATGGAATATCGACGTACTGTTCAACAACGCAGGCATTGCCGAAGCCGGGGCAATAGCCGAAATTCCCATCGACGTGTTGCGCTCCCAGTTTGAGACCAACGTGTTTTCCAGTATGGCGCTGACCCAGGGATTCATTAAGCAAATGGTCGGCCGCAAAAGCGGCAAGATAGTGTTTGTCTCTTCGGTGGCGGGGCTGCTGACCGGCGCCTTTACCGGCGCATACTGTGCCTCCAAGCACGCGCTGGAAGCCATTGCCGAAGCCCTGCACATGGAGCTGGCCGATTTTGGCGTAAAAGTGGCCACGATCAACCCCGGCCCCTATCTGACCGGCTTTAACGATCGCATGATGGAAAGCTACAGGAAGTGGTATGACCCCAAGGTGAATTTTATCGACCACAGCAATCTCAAGTTTCCGTTCGATCAGTTCGATCCGCAGGAAATGGTGGACAAAATGGTCAGCGTTATCGAAGAGGATGACGGATTGTTCCGCAACCTGCTGCCTGCTTCCTTTGTTGACGTGGTCAAGAATGACCAGAGCAACGGCTGGACGCGTAAGCAATAA
- the ggt gene encoding gamma-glutamyltransferase has product MSAGLLKKITLSVALVCAVPAVFAADLTAGAVAAPDQYGAKVAAQILQAGGNAVDAAVATAFTLAVTYPEAGNIGGGGFMTLYVDGKPYFLDYREVAPKAASKSMYLNEKGEVIENLSLVGSRAAGVPGTVLGLWEAHKRFGKLPWAELLTPAIGYARQGFKVAGQQYQYREDANKLFAGKTNFGDYFGGMKPGSVFKQPELAKTLERIADKGAEDFYQGETARLLIAQMQRDGGLIAQADLTDYRVKWREPMRISWRGNTIYTAPLPSSGGIALAQLLGIKEDRAADFNGVTLNSARYIHLLAEIEKRVFADRADYLGDPDFTKVPEAQLIAPDYLQKRADEINPTAISPTEKVRPGLETHQTTHFSIVDAAGNAVSNTYTLNWDFGSGVVVKGAGFLLNDEMDDFSAKPGVANAFGVVGSDANAIEPGKRMLSSMSPTIVTRDGQVSLVIGTPGGSRIFTSIFQVMNSIYDYHLPLSQAVAAQRVHHQLLPKDTLYYDGFAPLTGKVADELKAMGYVLEDQGWNMGDIQVIRIDGRTPETASDPRGRGVGLVVPQ; this is encoded by the coding sequence ATGTCTGCCGGTTTATTGAAAAAGATAACGCTGAGCGTGGCGCTGGTCTGCGCCGTCCCGGCGGTTTTTGCCGCCGATCTGACCGCCGGGGCGGTGGCTGCCCCCGATCAATATGGCGCAAAAGTTGCCGCACAAATTCTGCAGGCCGGCGGCAACGCCGTTGATGCGGCGGTCGCCACCGCTTTTACCCTTGCGGTTACCTACCCTGAAGCCGGCAATATCGGCGGCGGCGGTTTTATGACGCTGTACGTCGACGGCAAGCCCTATTTTCTCGACTACCGCGAAGTCGCCCCCAAGGCTGCCAGCAAGAGCATGTATCTGAATGAAAAAGGCGAAGTGATTGAAAATCTCAGCCTGGTCGGCAGCCGCGCCGCCGGGGTACCCGGCACCGTGCTGGGGCTGTGGGAAGCGCACAAACGCTTCGGCAAACTCCCCTGGGCCGAACTGCTGACGCCGGCCATCGGCTACGCGCGGCAAGGTTTTAAGGTGGCCGGTCAGCAATATCAATACCGCGAAGACGCCAACAAACTTTTCGCCGGCAAAACCAATTTTGGCGATTACTTTGGCGGCATGAAGCCCGGCTCGGTGTTTAAACAGCCGGAACTGGCGAAAACGCTGGAACGCATCGCCGACAAGGGAGCCGAAGATTTCTATCAGGGGGAAACCGCCCGCCTGCTGATCGCCCAGATGCAACGCGACGGCGGCCTGATCGCCCAGGCGGATCTGACCGACTACCGGGTGAAATGGCGTGAACCCATGCGCATCAGCTGGCGCGGCAACACCATTTATACCGCGCCGCTGCCCAGCTCCGGCGGCATTGCGCTGGCCCAGCTGCTGGGCATCAAGGAAGATCGCGCCGCCGATTTCAACGGCGTGACGCTGAATTCGGCACGCTATATTCACCTGCTGGCGGAAATTGAAAAGCGGGTGTTCGCCGACCGCGCCGACTACCTGGGGGATCCGGACTTCACCAAGGTGCCGGAGGCGCAGCTGATCGCCCCCGACTATCTGCAAAAACGCGCCGACGAGATCAACCCAACGGCAATTTCCCCAACCGAGAAAGTACGCCCAGGCCTGGAAACCCATCAGACCACCCACTTCTCGATCGTGGACGCCGCCGGCAACGCGGTCAGCAATACCTACACGCTCAATTGGGACTTCGGCAGCGGCGTGGTGGTCAAAGGCGCCGGCTTCCTGCTGAATGACGAAATGGACGACTTCAGCGCCAAACCGGGCGTGGCCAACGCCTTTGGCGTGGTCGGCAGCGACGCCAACGCCATCGAACCGGGCAAACGCATGCTCTCTTCGATGAGCCCGACCATAGTGACCCGCGACGGCCAGGTTAGCCTGGTGATCGGCACGCCCGGCGGCTCGCGTATTTTCACCTCGATTTTCCAGGTGATGAATAGTATCTACGATTATCACCTGCCGCTGAGCCAGGCGGTGGCCGCGCAGCGCGTGCATCACCAGCTGTTGCCGAAGGATACCCTTTATTATGACGGCTTCGCCCCGCTGACCGGCAAGGTGGCCGACGAGCTGAAGGCCATGGGCTATGTGCTGGAGGATCAAGGCTGGAATATGGGGGATATTCAGGTGATTCGCATCGATGGCCGCACGCCGGAAACCGCCTCGGATCCACGCGGCCGCGGCGTGGGGCTGGTGGTGCCGCAGTAA
- a CDS encoding MDR family MFS transporter, with product MSIENAANRQDNGGAAEKAPSIRLLFSALLLVMLLAALDQTIVSTALPTIVGEFGGLEKLSWVVTAYLLASTIVVPLYGKFGDLFGRKIVLQIAILVFLLGSVLCGLAQNMTQLIMMRALQGLGGGGLLVVTMAVVGDVIPPAERGRYQGLFGGVFGLATVVGPLIGGLLVQHFSWRWIFYINLPLGIFALLVIGAVFQSRVSRVRHEIDFLGAGYLAAALTCIILFTSQGGTVMAWSDGQLWCILAFGLVSLGGFIYEERLASEPIIPLGLFRNRTFVLCGLIGFIVGMSLFGSVTFLPLYLQVVKDSTPSQAGMQLLPLMGGIMVSSIISGRIISKRGKYRLFPILGTLCALGAMTLLGTLTNDTPVQLLYLYICLLGLGLGMVMQVMILAAQNSVEPQHMGVATSSATLFRSIGGSIGVAVFGAIFTHALHTRLAALLPDGAPLPRSLGAEAVHHLPAALQQDYLQAFGGAIHSVYQIAAGVMALAFALTWLLKDVPLRHK from the coding sequence ATGAGTATTGAAAACGCGGCAAATCGCCAGGATAACGGCGGGGCGGCTGAAAAAGCGCCCTCGATCCGTTTGCTGTTCTCCGCGCTGCTGCTGGTGATGCTGCTGGCGGCACTTGATCAAACCATTGTCTCCACCGCGCTGCCGACCATCGTCGGTGAATTCGGCGGGCTGGAGAAACTGTCGTGGGTGGTGACCGCCTACCTGCTGGCCTCCACCATTGTGGTGCCGCTGTACGGCAAATTCGGCGATCTGTTTGGCCGCAAGATCGTGCTGCAGATTGCCATCCTGGTATTTCTGCTGGGGTCGGTGCTGTGCGGGCTGGCGCAAAACATGACGCAACTGATCATGATGCGCGCGCTGCAAGGGTTGGGCGGCGGCGGATTGTTGGTGGTCACCATGGCGGTGGTCGGCGACGTGATCCCCCCGGCGGAACGCGGCCGCTATCAGGGCCTGTTCGGTGGGGTATTCGGCCTGGCCACGGTGGTGGGGCCGTTGATCGGCGGCCTGCTGGTGCAGCATTTCTCCTGGCGTTGGATTTTCTATATCAATCTGCCGCTGGGGATTTTCGCCCTGTTGGTGATCGGCGCGGTATTCCAGTCGCGGGTCAGTCGGGTGCGGCATGAAATCGATTTTCTCGGCGCCGGCTATCTGGCGGCGGCGCTGACCTGCATCATCCTGTTCACCAGCCAGGGCGGCACGGTGATGGCATGGTCGGACGGCCAGCTGTGGTGCATTCTGGCCTTCGGCCTGGTGTCGCTGGGCGGGTTTATCTATGAGGAGAGGCTGGCCAGCGAACCGATCATTCCGCTTGGCCTGTTCCGCAACCGCACCTTCGTGCTGTGCGGCCTGATTGGCTTTATCGTCGGCATGTCGCTGTTCGGTTCAGTCACCTTTCTGCCGCTGTATCTGCAGGTGGTGAAAGACTCGACGCCGTCGCAGGCCGGGATGCAACTGCTGCCGCTGATGGGCGGCATTATGGTCAGTTCGATAATCAGCGGCCGGATCATCAGCAAGCGCGGCAAATACCGGCTGTTCCCGATCCTCGGCACCCTGTGCGCGCTGGGGGCGATGACGCTGCTGGGCACCCTGACCAACGACACTCCGGTGCAGCTGCTGTATCTCTACATTTGCCTGCTGGGCTTGGGCCTGGGCATGGTGATGCAGGTGATGATCCTGGCGGCGCAAAACAGCGTTGAGCCGCAGCATATGGGGGTCGCCACCTCCAGCGCCACGCTGTTCCGCTCGATTGGCGGTTCGATCGGCGTAGCGGTGTTCGGCGCGATTTTCACCCATGCGCTGCATACCCGGCTGGCCGCGCTGTTGCCGGATGGCGCGCCGCTGCCGCGTTCCCTCGGCGCGGAGGCGGTGCATCACTTGCCGGCGGCGTTGCAGCAGGACTACCTGCAGGCGTTTGGTGGGGCGATCCACTCGGTGTATCAAATCGCCGCCGGGGTGATGGCGCTGGCTTTCGCGTTGACCTGGCTGCTGAAAGACGTGCCGCTGCGGCACAAATAA
- a CDS encoding TetR/AcrR family transcriptional regulator encodes MTARNVQNPAKPRRPGRPSGGAKGTDKREHLLDTALNLFARQGIVDTSLNAIARAAGVTPAMLHYYFHNREQLLDVLIEERFLPVRKIAGEVFDANADDPVAAFTQLAQRFIDIALEHPWFAPLWLREVMSESGVLKQRMDERFGDERRKIALQSIARWQAQGKLNPDLEPSLLFFTLFGITLLPLATAPKWRQDKDKNQLNAEDIARHAIALLRYGVGPAR; translated from the coding sequence ATGACAGCACGAAACGTTCAAAACCCCGCCAAGCCCCGCCGCCCCGGCCGGCCGAGCGGCGGCGCCAAAGGGACGGATAAGCGCGAGCATCTGCTTGATACCGCGCTAAACCTGTTTGCCCGCCAGGGCATAGTAGACACTTCGCTGAACGCCATCGCCCGCGCCGCCGGCGTGACCCCGGCGATGCTGCACTACTACTTCCACAACCGGGAACAGCTGCTGGACGTGTTGATCGAAGAGCGTTTTCTGCCGGTGCGCAAGATTGCCGGCGAGGTGTTCGACGCCAACGCGGACGATCCGGTCGCCGCCTTCACCCAACTGGCGCAGCGTTTTATCGACATCGCGTTGGAGCACCCGTGGTTTGCCCCGCTGTGGCTGCGGGAGGTAATGAGTGAAAGCGGCGTGCTGAAACAGCGGATGGATGAACGTTTCGGCGATGAGCGCCGCAAGATCGCGCTGCAATCCATCGCCCGCTGGCAGGCGCAGGGCAAGCTCAATCCCGATCTCGAGCCCTCCCTGCTGTTCTTCACGCTATTCGGTATCACGCTGCTGCCGCTGGCCACCGCGCCCAAATGGCGCCAAGATAAGGATAAAAACCAGCTGAACGCCGAAGACATCGCCCGCCATGCCATCGCCCTGTTGCGCTACGGCGTGGGCCCGGCGCGTTGA